AGAATTTTTTAGTCTGTTTGAGCAGCTGTgctccaggaagaaagaaaaggaaggggtaCTAACAAAAGACATGTGTCTGAGTCTGTCCCTTTTCATCAGGAAAGCAATAGCTTTACGGGAAACCCTATCCTGTAGGCTTCTATGAACTTCTCCTTAGCCAGAACTAGGACATGTGGCCCCACCCCTGGCTGCAGGAATGCGTGGGGAGGTGAGAATTTCTACTTGGGTAGATTGACACCTCAAACAAAATTGGGTCCCTCTTCGTAAGGAGAAAGGGGTGAGTGGATATTGAAAAGGGAACTTGGAGGGTCAACTACATTTCTCatcttatcttttttccccccaaatttcccCAGGTATTCTTAAGAGAaattggggggtgggaggtggggggcggggaagaagagggaggtggggggagggggagagaggaagataatgtatataataaaaaGCTCAAGTTGTCAGTGTTCAGTTTGATGAGTGCTGACAACTGTATATATCTGTTACCACCACCagaaacaagatataaaatatttctgaaactccAGAAATTTCCCCTGTATCTCTTTCTGGTTAGTCTTCTAACCTCCACTTAACAGTCCTTTTCTGATTTCAGCCACGATTGATTAGATTCGCCTATTCTTgaatgtcatgtcagtggaatcatatgatatgtattctttctgtgtcttctttcactcaacgtGTTCTTTGAGATTCGTCCATGTTGTGTGCACTGTCAAAGatcagcaaagccagatagtagtTAAAGTGGTAAGGACAGATTTTAATCACTAATAACTACTGCAATAAAGAAAAGACTCCAGTGTGAACTAAACCCAACTTTGATTTGTCCAGagggcattttaaagggagaatgagggagtAAGGAGAATAATGAGTagagtcagagaagagaaaaattacacaaaGTGGGAAAGAGGGATCGGTCCATGTGAAACCATCTGAAATTGCTAACTGGAAGACTGGGGCCCTATCTTTAAGTGTTGGTTGGAACAAACAGTAAATGCTTTTGCCAGCGTTGAGTTTTCTTAGGCGGGCACTTCAAGGGGGACTAGCGTCATCCTAGGGGTGTGGCTTTGAGCTGTTAGAAGCTATCTTagtgtttgttcaagtctttataGAATAAACCAAGTTTGAGGCCTGTCGAGAAGAGGGCTCAGGGGAGCCTGGCTAGAGTTTGGTCAGGGAGAGAACCTTTGTCAGTGTAAagtagtttgctcctttttatgttgtgtgaatatACTCTGATtagttcatccattcacctgATTATGGATGAGTTGTATCCagtttttggccattgtgaatagcCTGCAATGGACATTTtatatgtctttcatttctcttggataaatgtctaggagtggaattgcttagTCAGAAGGTGGGTATGTATTTTAATTGCCAGACTAATTTCCAAAGTGGTTTATCAGTTTACAccagcaatatatcaaaactgCCATTGCTTCATATCCTTGTTAACATTCGGTATTGTCAGTGTGTGTGAAATAgcatttcattatggttttaaattgcatttccctggCAACTAACgatgttaaacatctttctatgtgcctgttggccattcctgtatcttcttttgtgaactgtctttCCAAAACTGCGCATTTTTGATGATGTATACATGCACACGTGTATATACGTGTATGTGTTTTattgtacatgtgtatgtatatacaaacaGGTACACAAGCACACTCACAAACAGATACACATGACGTAAACAACTGAAGTGTTGGAAGAGGGGTCTAGATCAGGTGGGTAAGTAGGTTTGAAAAGCAGCAGAATGAAGTTCTCTGCAAGGTTGCACATCTTGAGGAAACTACCTTAACATCTGTCTGTAAAGCAGTGCCTTCCTTGTAGGCTTGTTAGGAGGGTTATGTGTTCCTATGTGTTAAGCGTTTAGAATAATGCTTGGCGCCTAGTGAGCACTCATGAGTGTTGATTAGAAGTAAAATGAACCAAcccagccttgatcctcatcagccAGCGAGCAGAGAGGGCACCTTCTCGTGCCCTGAACCCTCTGATGAAGGGATGCCTATGGGAGGCTTTTTCACACCTTTGCCATGAAATTCCCATTGTGGCAGTTGACACCCACGCAGATGGGACAGAGTCAGTAAATCTTTCTTGGATGAATAGATAGAGGTTGGGCCAGGTCAGTGTTTCCCACGGGAGGAATGTGAGATAGTTTTAGGCGGTACACAGactggtattttaaatttaaataactagGTATTTATTACAGAATGCGTTAGGTCTGATATGCTACCAGATATCTTCttctgagtattaaaaaaaaggtaGTTGATTTCAAGACATATTAAATTGAACATGCGGTATGTGAATGTCATGAAAATTTTTAGAGTAGTAGTGGATtgaatgaaattgagaaaatctTTGAGGTCTGTCTAAATCTGAGATATTTGATTCTTTGCATCTGGGTTTCAAACATGAAATTAGGACATACAAGTAGAAGGGATGTTCTCTGGGTTTTGGGAACAGAGGACTAATGGGAATGGACAGCAAACAAGATGCACAGGATCGTGGTATGGAGATAAGTAGTATTAGATTTTTGGTATCTACTTTGGACAgtctttatgtatatgtatatgttcatTCTAGCAAAATTGGGAACATCCTGTATAtgtaattttgtattctgctttgTTCGCCTGATGCGATAATTCCAGGTTCAGTATTCTTGTACAAAAATCTTTGTGTCCATTCTTGTTTCCTTAGGATAAGATCCCAGAAGTGGGGTTGTTCTGTCATTGGGTACACATGCTTTTCTGGCTTTCTGTACCTGTTGCCACGGTGCCTTGGACGTGCCTGTGCCAGTTGATTGTTCTGGCGGTGGTGTTGAGTGCCATCCTCCTCAGCCCTCTCCAGCGCCAGCTTCTGTTAAAAAATAGTTCTGTTGCCAATTTGATAGGAGAAGTACTGCTCTCTGCTTTTGCTTtcattgtgctttttaaaaaattattgatagaGCTGATATGTGTGTTCATTGATCAGTTggatttcttttgtgaattgttcttttttttgtcttttgtcctttttttccttcttggataTTAGGgcttttttcttactaatttacTAGTCCTTTATACTGAAAGGATGTTAATACTTTGTGGTGTGTCACAGATATTTTTCCTAGTTTAATATTTGCCTTTTatgtttgttactgttttcttcttgtgaAGCAATGCTGTGTTTGATTGATTCTGTGACACATGTGTTCTtgccttttaacttttttgaaatcAGATGTGATTTATTCTTGATGTGTCCTGCAGTCACTGTCAGGTTGTGTTAGATTTGTCATTACCTGTGCAAGTGGACATGGTCGTTATTCCTGGTGGCAGGGCTGGACCTCTGCAACCACAGCCCCTGGATGCTTTTGTCCCCATACCATTTAAAGGCCATTTGAAGAAGGAGCACAGATCCTGATTGCTGTTTGAAAACCATCCATTGATACCTTCTGATGGGATCAAGAAAAGGTATCAAAACTTACAGAGTGAAGGGCAGCAGCttggaagaaaatctcagagaaagatGATGATGGTCTTTTAAGAAATGCGGCGTCACCAACACCCTCGATGGTATGAAGGTCGCTATTGTGTGGAAACTCACAGATATCCTGAAAGTGAAAACTTAATCAACTTATTtccctcatctttttctttttgtgtgtgtacgaGAGAGAGATGATGGTAATCTGTTTAAAGAAGTCTAAAAGAGCTTTTTCAATAaccacaaaattaaaattctaagcGATAAGAAAAACTAATCGGcagtgtattttctttcttttttcagtcttaCAATTGATTGCATCTTAGATATAATGAGATATGGCATGTGGTTGTTAgtgtacaaattttaaaaacatagatacatttaaaaaaacccagaaatctcAGAGATAATCATTAACATTTTGATACCAATTAGTCCTCCACTACTTCTGTATTTACAGACATACACATATGAAACTGGCAaccagttagccattgatgattaagtagctaggaactaatattctttttcctttttgcaattactgattatagcttttagcagTTTATCctacccattgttaactgtgctgtttaggcagtatgctatctgactccctctaggttcctatagataacatctccctggagcctgggtcaccatggtaatgggtgtttaaactgtttttcaggaattagaacccctttgtccactccaggccagttgagaccaccaactcatcagcTGGACCCACGCAGATATctgataggtgaccttttgatgtcaggAGGCTAAAAACCCCATCCTCACATCATGTtcacactgccattttgtgagcatgtgtCCTCtaaagaggcatgaagtctgactatgcatgcacacatcatcaattactTCACCTCTCCTCGCCTCCAGTCActtatctccacatttcagaccaccttgcccccctaTCCCATAAACATCCTTGAGTTCCTATTTTcggggaagtggatttgagactcatgctctcgcttcctcacgtggctgtcttgtgattaaactctctctctgctgcaatctcgtcatctcTGTATTTGGCTTTCCAGGTGGCAGGCAAAAGTGAGCCTGGCACGGTAACACACCTATTTGTGGCACATACGCTACATGTATTTTTGGTCTTACCTTTTTCTCTGAAAAGCGTATCTTGACCATCTTGCCATGTCCAGTTCTTTTAGTTTATGTTTTCAAGATTGGTTAGTATTTCATTGCGTGGATGCACTGTGATTTGCTCAGCTAATCGCCACTTGATGGCCTGTAAGTCCTGAAACATGCTCATTCACCTCAGAACTCCCATGAGCAGTGCCCAGCAGCACTCTCTTCCTTACTCTTTCCCACAGTGTGTTGTAAAGCTTTTTATCTTGGCCAATCTCATAGGCAAATCAGTAAGGTCCTTTTTCCTCGAGACAGGGGAACCACTGTCAGTCATCTTGATTTGAAGATCAGAAAGAAACACGTGTTAGAAACACCAGGAAGCAGGAATTGTGGGAACTAGGATCAGATGTACTTGTGTTCCGTCCTGTTGCATCTCCCCACCTTTTGTGCTGCGCATCACTGACCACGTCCAGTGTGCTGTTGAGATCAGTCCCAGGCTCCTGCCAGGCCCTCTGTGACCTCAGCTGGCTTCTCTCTCTAGAGTCCTCTCTGGTTTCTCCTGTTTTCTACTGTTCTCCAGCCCCCATGCCTACTTTCTGATACTAGAACGCTCCCAGTCCATTCCCACCCCGCAGCGTTTCTATCTGCTGTTCCTCCCGTCTGGAATGCCTTTTGCACAGCTGACTTTGTCCAATTCCCTAGGACTCAACTCAGCATcccctcttcagagaggccttccctttCACCTTCTCTAAAGTAGGTCCCTCTATCCTCCATACTGTTGAATCCTTCATTTGTTATAATCTCTTATTTATGTTTGtctctgtcccttctctgtcttgtcaccactgtatccccaaTGCCTCGCACttagcagacactcaataaatgttgcttgACTGAATCAATAGTATTTAATTGACTGATAATACAGAACTGAGAGGAATAGAAACCGCTCCTTGTTATCCAAGAGGCAATAATAAGTCCAGGAAGGAGCGCTTAGAGGGAGGCAAATTGACCAGCTTTTCAGCAGTTGCTTAGCAGTGGAGTGAGTGCCTTCTTTGTGGGGAGTAGTCAAGCAGTGGCTTAATGCTGTTGAAAGCATTCTTGCGCTGGATATTGGAGTTGACTAGATCATTTCTAAGTCCGCTTCCTACCCTTAACCTGTTTGTTTTGTGTTCTCATCACTGCTCTACCACTCCTGCCTCAACTGCAGGTATGGCTTTTACCGCCAGATGGCACCAGAGGATTCCTTTGAAATCAGTGTTCATCACATGGCCACCAAAAGTGAGAAAACCCATTTCATTGCACTTAGACCCCCAACATGTGCTTGAAACAAAAGCTTCACGAAACAGTCTTAACCCTTACTATGTGTAATGCATGCTTATATTTTccgttttactttgtttttttaaatgcagacttGCATAGTATTCAACTGATTTCATATTAAAACAGCTCACTGTTTGAAAAGCACTCTTTTAGATAACTGAGCAGGTTTACTCTGTAAAACTTGTGGGTCTGCTGTTTTCCTTGGACATCCGGGCTTATAGCAAATTGTGTCCTTTAGTGAGtctttgtgtgtttctgtgcTGAGTTGTTGCATCGAGTAGCTGAACATGTGCTTCCTTAGGAGTGTCTATGGATGTACAAATATGGATGGAGAGACTGTGGGGGACATGTTTGTAGGGAAGTCAGCACCTGTTGCAGTCAAGGCAGCAGCAAGCCTTGTGAGtagatagaaagaaaagatatagtATCTGCTTCTGGGGCCTCAGAATCCAGCTGGGTGAgatcccatacacacacacacacacacacgcgcgcgagCGCGCGCGCGCACACCCATATCTTAATTTTCAGCTTACTTATCAAGCAACATGGAGATGGGTGTATTATTTGGGATATCACTTAGGATGCTACAGCCTGCAAGTAACAGAAGCCAGGCTCAAGTTGACTCAAATGGTGAAgacgtttattatctcacaaacTATCCGTTGAGAGGTAGAGCAGGCTCCAGGTCCACAGGGGTGTGGCGTGGCATTGCCTTAGGGATCCAGGTTCCTTCCATGACTTCTCAGTTGTCCCGATGCTGGTTCCACTCATGGTTGCCAGAAGACTTCCAGTGGTAATCTGGGCTTCAGCTCCTAGGCTTGGAACACTAAAACCTTAATTCCTTGTAATGTACACTGAGAGAGAGTTTAGGCTACCATAGCATTTGCCAGGTTGtagctgttttgtttactttccCCTGGTTTCCCCACTATGACCTCCTTAAGGGACATGAAATGACTGGCACTTAGCACAGAGTTGGGAGAAGTACTTAGGGAGTTAGTAATGATGTTTGCCAGATACTTCTGGGTCTCCCTTCTCTGGACCCAGAACTTTTGGTTGAGTGGAGTTATGTGACTAGATCTGGCCAGGGAGCttgctaagtaaataaatagttgTAAGTTGTAAGTATGAGGGGAGGTTATTTGCTGTTTAGGCTTCTGAGAAAGGAATTAGCGacatgaggaaagagagaggtaAGAAATGACCACTATGGGAAACGTGATGGGCatgtatatgaataaaaaatgcATGGATGAGTatgtttaaatttgtagaggAGCACTCTATGTGCATTGATTGGCCTTTTGAGGGAGATAATTTTCCTCTGGATCCTTGACCTGGCTCCTGGGAACTTGGCCTGAACCTGTTCTCTACTCATCTGCCTCCTTTTTCATCCCTTTCAGGTTTGCAGTAAGCATTGGCTACTGGCATGACCCTTACCTCCAGCATTTTGTGAGACTGTCTAAAGAGAGGAAGGCCCCTGAGATTAACAGAGGCAAGTGACCATCTCCCTCCCAGGATCTCCTCATCAGCCGAGAGGCCTGAGGTTTTAGGGACTCATTCTTAGAGAGTTCCGGTGTGCACTCTCTCCACTAGTCTACGGAGTGCTAATTTCccaacatcctcaccaacacagtGTATTATGGAACTGTTTAATCTGTTAATCTGATACTTGAAAAATGctatagtaattttattttatattcctccTATTTACGGGTAAGATTGAAGatcattttcatatgtttaaaagccattcatatatcttttacTGTGAATGGTCTATTTAGCTGCCGTATTAAAGTGTTAGTAACAGTATTAGGCTCTGCAAATAATTTCCATCAAAGAAGTCACAGAATTTGAGACAGGAGTGTGGCGTAGCCTCAGCCAGACTGAGAAACTGACCAGGTAATTCCTGTGTGTGCTGGAAATCTTGGCCCTAAGGATGGATCCTGAGGTAGGTtctttcagaaatacaaagaaattttgaaGTGGAGGTTCCTGAGAATAAGGACACGGTATTTCCTTTGAGCTGAGGGTGAATCCAGGCATCCGTAAGATTGGGCGAGGCCTGGCAAAGAGGCCTTAAGCCTCCCTCCTGTGCTCTTGAGGCACATTTCCTTCGGAATGCTGCAGAGGGACGCACCATGGCGCCTGACTCTGTGCTTCGGGCAGCATGtcagccctccttccttccttcttcctctgcctgggtTTGCCTCTGTACTGGGGACCTGCAGCCCAATAGGAGAGTGCTTCCCAAACAGTGTGTGGTGAGGATCTCTTTTCCCCAATATCCAATCCATTGTGGATGACATttctgtaaaatacaataaaaatgatttactagcaaaataaaatgaataagacatgCAAAATACAAGCCCAAATTATTTACTAGTAGATTCAACAGGCATAAGATTCCTGTGTCAAattgcaataaaactttttttttttaaagattggcaccttgcgctaacatgtgttgccagtcttcttttttttttccttctccccaaagccccccggtacctagttgtatattctagttgtgcctctggttgtgctacgtgggatgccacctgagcatggcctgacgagtggtgccatgtccacacccaggatccaaaccggtgaaaccctgggccgccaaagcagagcatgagaacttaaccactcagccacagggccagccccacaataaaagtttctaaatgccactctcaaattttgttcttaaaatagtCACACTTAGAGCAGCCAGCCTTACAACACAGACAGACTTtatcttcctttgttcttctttatttctcatctcctttgcccagctccccaccccagagCTTAACAAGTCAATTTGTTAGACAAGCATTCCTCCCCCAATCTGTGATGCCATGTTACAGACACCGAGGCTCTAACCTATACAGGGTGGAGATGACAGGAACACAATAAGAAGTGTGGCTTTCTTTGCTTCGACACTCATCCATCCAATATCCTgacctaaaaatattattttccatgtgACCTTGCAATTTCGAGTTTTACCACAGAACTAAGTAGCTTTTACTATAGCTATGAAAAGGCACACTTCCTAGAGGAACATTTAGATCAGATGTTTTCATGTAAAATACTTGTCTTTCGTAAGTAGAATTatagtgcattttatttttcttaggataGTTAATTCTGCCATTAAATAGATTGTACTTACTTTGGTTCAAacggctgaaaaaaaaaagaagagaatttaaaatttgctatttcTCCTATAAAGTCATGGATAATCCGCTGACCCCGAGGAAGGGCAGAAGTGCTCTGTTTGGCTCTCCTGCTGCAGAGAGCTTTGCAGGGATTATTTCTCATCGCTGAGTGACAgcttgtttctgtctctctctgttagGATATTTTGCTCGTGTCCATGGCATCAGGCAGCTTATAAAGGCATTTCTACAGAAGACAGAATGTCAGTGCCAAATTATAAACCTGGGGGCTGGGATGGATACAGCCTTCTGGACATTAAAGGTAAGTTAATATCCcccctcttttttccccagttgtttaaatttgattttgtgaagattttcaccatattcaaaacttttaaaactatattaaaagGGATGCAGTGACAGCCTGTCTCCCACCATTGTCCCCACCTGCTTGCACACCCCCCCCACAACCCCCATCAGCCCCGTACTTTATCTCACCGGGGCCCTGGTGAAGGATATGTGGgttgtttctcatcttttgtTGTTACAAACAGggttataaaaaaaatctttgtatataTTTCCCCCTGCATGTGTGGAAATATATCAGGAGAGAAAATTCTGCCAGTGGAATTGCTGAGACAAAGAGCACATGCCTTTGTAATTTTGATAATAACTAAGATTTTATTGTCAGCATAGCAGCGTTTAGGTAAAATTTCTCTGGGCGATGATAATATGATACAAAGCCCTTTTGTAGCCAATCTGTGATTTGATCCCTTACCTGCTCTGTTAGGATTCAAGAGCAGGTGTAATTGCATTCACAGGACAGGAAACTTGGGTCTCATTACAGGCAGAAGCAGGACTAAAGCACTGGGCTTTGACTCCTGGGGTGGAATTTTGCCTTCAAACCTTTGCCCTACGAAGATTCCACTGatcgtattttcttttttgtaggttTGTACAGATT
This DNA window, taken from Equus caballus isolate H_3958 breed thoroughbred unplaced genomic scaffold, TB-T2T haplotype2-0000713, whole genome shotgun sequence, encodes the following:
- the LOC138922303 gene encoding leucine carboxyl methyltransferase 1-like isoform X3, which gives rise to MATSLRRPSFSSGPSSSPDADDEGVRSTCEDASICKRFAVSIGYWHDPYLQHFVRLSKERKAPEINRGYFARVHGIRQLIKAFLQKTECQCQIINLGAGMDTAFWTLKVCTDFFRVFYQVSHVAVMGMCISPDFSRCTPR